The Agromyces hippuratus genome has a window encoding:
- a CDS encoding DNA polymerase Y family protein, whose product MAVDLVHADPIRTIVLWCPDWPVFAACREHGLDPDAPVALTVGGQIYACSAAARRDGVVRGLKLREAQYRSPGLALLDYDASLDVRAFEPVVRRVEETVPGVQLIRPGTLAMRARGPARYYGGEDAAARALLDTVAALDVVGARVGVADGPFAAEQAARAAGATSAGDAVGDPGESFVGIVAPGASAAFIAPLPVRLVVDARIGTLLNRLGVRTLGEFAALPEADVRRRFGAAGAFAHDRAAGREQARVLARTPPPEFEVAQEFEPPLDRIDQLAFAFRLRADEFIERMRAKRLVCTGIRVEIDDEAGGHSSRSWLHPRWFTPADVVDRVRWQLQGAGTADSALSRPIVRLRVVPERIDSTGNHEEGLWGGGPDERVHHGLTRVQSMLGHDGVVTAAIGGGRMLADRQVLVPWGDRAPERAGGGSGSGSAAPWPGSLPALAPASVFRERLPIGLLDGGGAIVTIDARGVISAKPERFALAGAAPAPVRAWAGPWPVVERWWDAEHARRVHRFQIVDDDGCAWLLVRDDEGWWAEARYD is encoded by the coding sequence ATGGCGGTCGACCTCGTGCACGCCGATCCCATCCGCACGATCGTGCTCTGGTGCCCCGACTGGCCCGTGTTCGCGGCCTGCCGCGAACACGGACTCGATCCCGATGCACCCGTCGCCCTCACCGTGGGCGGGCAGATCTACGCCTGCTCGGCCGCAGCGCGCCGCGACGGCGTGGTGCGGGGGCTGAAGCTCCGCGAGGCGCAGTACCGCTCCCCCGGGCTCGCGCTGCTCGACTACGACGCCTCGCTCGACGTGCGCGCCTTCGAACCGGTCGTGAGGCGGGTCGAAGAGACGGTGCCCGGGGTGCAGCTCATCCGCCCCGGCACGCTCGCCATGCGGGCCCGTGGCCCGGCCCGGTACTACGGCGGTGAGGATGCCGCGGCGCGGGCCCTGCTCGACACCGTCGCCGCACTCGACGTGGTGGGCGCACGGGTGGGGGTCGCCGACGGTCCGTTCGCGGCCGAGCAGGCGGCCCGAGCTGCGGGCGCCACGAGTGCCGGTGATGCCGTGGGCGACCCGGGCGAGTCCTTTGTGGGCATCGTCGCGCCCGGGGCATCCGCTGCCTTCATCGCACCGCTGCCGGTGCGCCTCGTCGTCGACGCCCGCATCGGCACCCTGCTGAACCGTCTCGGGGTGCGCACCCTCGGCGAGTTCGCGGCCCTGCCCGAAGCCGACGTGCGTCGCCGGTTCGGCGCGGCGGGCGCCTTCGCACACGACCGGGCGGCCGGGCGCGAGCAGGCGAGGGTGCTCGCCCGCACGCCGCCGCCCGAGTTCGAGGTCGCGCAGGAGTTCGAGCCACCACTCGACCGCATCGACCAGCTCGCCTTCGCCTTCCGGCTCCGGGCCGACGAGTTCATCGAACGCATGCGGGCGAAGCGGCTCGTGTGCACCGGCATCCGGGTCGAGATCGACGACGAGGCGGGCGGGCACTCGAGCCGTAGCTGGCTGCACCCCCGCTGGTTCACCCCCGCCGACGTCGTCGACCGCGTGCGCTGGCAACTGCAGGGCGCGGGCACCGCCGACAGCGCGCTGTCCCGCCCGATCGTGCGCCTGCGCGTCGTGCCCGAGCGCATCGACTCGACCGGCAACCACGAAGAGGGGCTCTGGGGTGGCGGGCCCGACGAGCGCGTGCACCACGGGCTCACGCGCGTGCAGAGCATGCTCGGGCACGACGGGGTCGTCACCGCCGCGATCGGCGGCGGTCGCATGCTCGCCGACCGGCAGGTGCTCGTGCCCTGGGGCGATCGGGCGCCCGAACGCGCCGGCGGGGGCTCGGGCTCGGGCTCGGCTGCACCGTGGCCCGGCAGCCTGCCGGCTCTGGCCCCCGCGAGCGTGTTCCGCGAGCGGCTGCCGATCGGACTGCTCGACGGCGGGGGCGCCATCGTCACGATCGACGCCCGGGGGGTGATCTCGGCGAAGCCCGAACGCTTCGCGCTCGCCGGGGCGGCACCGGCACCCGTGCGGGCCTGGGCGGGCCCCTGGCCGGTCGTCGAACGCTGGTGGGACGCCGAGCATGCGAGGCGCGTGCACCGGTTCCAGATCGTCGATGACGACGGGTGCGCGTGGCTGCTCGTGCGCGACGACGAGGGCTGGTGGGCCGAGGCGAGGTACGACTGA
- a CDS encoding error-prone DNA polymerase, translating to MGWNNPGIPWSELERKLSDVRRPGAPGTPGTPKTIGDGGDSPAWSRKRHPYRPSEGLAAPTGPVVPYAELHAHSNFSFLDGASSPEQLVEEAQRLGLTGLAMTDHDGFYGIVHFAEAAESFPELQTVFGAELSLGLQGPQNGFADPEGEHLLVLARRETGYHRLAGAITDAQLAGGEKGRPVYSLEALAERADGEWVVPTGCRKGAVRRALAEGGAHAAARELDRLTALFGRDNVVVELFDHGHPFDQEANDVLAGLAERAGLPLLATNAVHYATPPEHRLAAALAAVRARRSLDELDGWLPASDQLHLRSGAEMAARFARYPGAVARSVTLANDLAFTLRSARPKLPKQEVPEGHTPMSWLRVLVWQGAEELYPGVPQHVRERLERELDVIELKDFSGYFLIVHDIVAEARRRGILCQGRGSAANSAVCYALRITAVDSIGYRLPFERFLSALRDEEPDIDVDFDSDRREEIIQYVYAKYGRQNAAQVANVISYRPKVAVRDMAKALGYSTGQQDAWSRQVERWGAVVETDDHDIPDAVVELAGQVLTFPRHLGIHSGGMVLTDRPVGEVVPIEHARKEHRTVVQWDKDDCAWMGLVKFDLLGLGMLAALQYTFDLVRESTGEVWELASLPKEEGAVYDMLCRADSIGVFQVESRAQMGTLPRLKPRCFYDLVVEIALIRPGPVQGGAVHPYIRRRTGEEAVTYLHPKLEPVLERTLGVPLFQEQLMQMAVAVGNCSAADADLLRRAMGSKRGVEKIERLKAKLYAGMAENGIEPEVADSIYEKIEAFANFGFAESHALSFGLLVYASSWLKLHYPAAFLAALLRAQPMGFYSPQTLTADARRHGVEVLRPDILRSGVHAGLETADGAVSGNGDGCRAPTGLETCADPVQPPVGPFERRAPDRGAEHRRDGAFAVRLGLADVSSIGQAVAERLVAEREARGPYRDMADVSRRGALDAAQLEALAAAGAFDGFGLERREALWMAGEAALDREEYLAGSVVVVQPPLLPMLSPAEQVVYDLWATGISPDDHPIRHVRERLDERGVIRIDLLQQAESGRRIEVGGVVTHRQRPATASGITFLNLEDESGTLNVIAGVGVWNRYRRIAREAPAMIVRGMLERSHEGVTNLVADRFEPLTVSAPHRSRDFR from the coding sequence ATGGGGTGGAACAATCCGGGCATTCCGTGGTCGGAGCTCGAACGCAAGCTCTCCGACGTACGGCGGCCGGGCGCGCCCGGCACGCCCGGCACACCGAAGACCATCGGCGACGGCGGCGACTCGCCCGCGTGGAGCCGCAAGCGGCACCCGTACCGTCCGTCGGAGGGGCTCGCGGCCCCGACCGGGCCGGTCGTGCCCTACGCCGAGCTGCACGCGCACTCGAACTTCAGCTTCCTCGACGGCGCCTCGTCGCCCGAGCAGCTCGTCGAGGAGGCGCAGCGCCTGGGGCTCACCGGGCTCGCCATGACCGACCACGACGGCTTCTACGGCATCGTGCACTTCGCCGAAGCCGCCGAGAGCTTCCCCGAGCTGCAGACGGTCTTCGGCGCCGAGCTCTCGCTCGGGCTGCAGGGGCCGCAGAACGGCTTCGCCGACCCCGAGGGCGAGCACCTTCTCGTGCTCGCCCGGCGTGAGACGGGCTATCACCGGCTCGCCGGTGCGATCACCGACGCCCAGCTCGCCGGCGGCGAGAAGGGGCGACCGGTGTACTCGCTCGAAGCGCTTGCCGAGCGCGCTGACGGCGAGTGGGTCGTGCCGACCGGGTGCCGCAAGGGCGCCGTGCGCCGTGCGCTCGCCGAGGGCGGGGCGCATGCGGCGGCGCGCGAGCTCGATCGCCTCACCGCGCTCTTCGGTCGCGACAACGTCGTCGTCGAGCTCTTCGACCACGGGCACCCATTCGACCAGGAGGCGAACGACGTGCTCGCCGGCCTCGCCGAGCGGGCCGGCCTGCCGCTGCTCGCGACGAACGCCGTGCACTACGCGACGCCGCCAGAGCACCGCCTCGCGGCCGCCCTCGCCGCGGTGCGGGCCCGGCGCAGCCTCGACGAGCTCGACGGGTGGCTGCCGGCCTCCGACCAGCTGCACCTGCGCAGCGGCGCCGAGATGGCCGCCAGGTTCGCCCGCTATCCCGGCGCCGTCGCCCGCTCGGTGACGCTCGCGAACGACCTCGCCTTCACCCTGCGCAGCGCCCGCCCGAAGCTGCCGAAGCAAGAGGTGCCCGAGGGGCACACGCCGATGAGCTGGCTGCGGGTGCTCGTCTGGCAGGGCGCAGAAGAGCTCTACCCCGGCGTGCCGCAGCACGTGCGCGAACGGCTCGAGCGCGAGCTCGACGTCATCGAGCTGAAGGACTTCTCGGGCTACTTCCTGATCGTGCACGACATCGTGGCCGAGGCTCGGCGCCGCGGCATCCTCTGCCAGGGTCGCGGCTCGGCGGCCAACTCGGCGGTCTGCTACGCCCTGCGGATCACCGCGGTCGACTCGATCGGGTACCGGCTGCCCTTCGAGCGGTTCCTCTCCGCGCTCCGCGACGAGGAGCCCGACATCGACGTCGACTTCGACTCCGACCGGCGCGAGGAGATCATCCAGTACGTCTATGCGAAGTACGGCAGGCAGAACGCGGCGCAGGTGGCGAACGTCATCAGCTACCGGCCGAAGGTCGCGGTGCGCGACATGGCGAAGGCCCTCGGCTACTCCACGGGGCAGCAGGACGCCTGGTCGCGACAGGTCGAGCGCTGGGGCGCCGTGGTCGAGACCGACGACCACGACATCCCCGATGCCGTCGTCGAGCTCGCCGGGCAGGTGCTCACGTTTCCGCGCCACCTCGGCATCCACTCGGGCGGCATGGTGCTCACCGATCGCCCTGTCGGCGAGGTGGTGCCGATCGAGCACGCCCGTAAAGAGCATCGCACCGTGGTGCAGTGGGATAAAGACGACTGCGCGTGGATGGGCCTCGTGAAGTTCGACCTGCTCGGCCTCGGCATGCTCGCGGCCCTGCAGTACACCTTCGACCTCGTGCGCGAGTCGACGGGCGAGGTGTGGGAGCTCGCGAGCCTGCCGAAAGAAGAGGGCGCGGTCTACGACATGCTCTGCCGCGCCGACTCGATCGGCGTGTTCCAGGTCGAGAGCCGGGCGCAGATGGGCACGCTCCCTCGGCTGAAGCCCCGGTGCTTCTACGATCTCGTGGTCGAGATCGCGCTCATCCGCCCCGGTCCGGTGCAGGGCGGTGCGGTGCATCCGTACATCCGCCGGCGCACCGGCGAAGAGGCCGTCACCTACCTGCATCCGAAGCTCGAACCGGTGCTCGAGCGCACGCTCGGCGTGCCGCTCTTCCAGGAGCAGCTCATGCAGATGGCGGTCGCGGTCGGCAACTGCAGCGCCGCCGATGCCGACCTGCTGCGGCGCGCCATGGGCTCCAAGCGCGGGGTCGAGAAGATCGAGCGGCTGAAGGCGAAGCTCTACGCCGGCATGGCCGAGAACGGCATCGAGCCCGAGGTGGCCGACTCGATCTACGAGAAGATCGAGGCCTTCGCGAACTTCGGCTTCGCCGAGAGCCATGCGCTGAGCTTCGGCCTGCTCGTCTACGCGAGCTCGTGGCTGAAGCTGCACTACCCGGCGGCGTTCCTCGCGGCGCTGCTGCGCGCCCAGCCCATGGGCTTCTACTCGCCGCAGACCCTCACCGCCGACGCGCGGCGGCACGGGGTGGAGGTGCTGCGACCCGACATCCTGCGGTCGGGGGTGCACGCGGGGCTCGAGACCGCAGACGGTGCGGTCTCAGGCAACGGCGACGGATGCCGCGCGCCCACCGGTCTCGAGACGTGCGCCGACCCCGTGCAGCCGCCGGTCGGCCCCTTCGAACGTCGCGCGCCCGATCGCGGAGCCGAGCACCGGCGTGACGGCGCGTTCGCGGTGCGGCTCGGACTCGCCGACGTCTCCTCGATCGGTCAGGCGGTCGCCGAACGGCTCGTCGCCGAACGCGAGGCCCGCGGACCGTACCGCGACATGGCCGACGTCTCACGGCGAGGAGCGCTGGACGCCGCGCAACTCGAGGCGCTCGCCGCGGCGGGCGCCTTCGACGGCTTCGGGCTCGAACGGCGCGAGGCGCTCTGGATGGCGGGCGAGGCCGCCCTCGACCGCGAGGAGTACCTCGCGGGCTCCGTCGTCGTCGTGCAGCCGCCGCTGCTGCCGATGCTGAGCCCGGCCGAGCAGGTCGTCTACGATCTCTGGGCCACGGGCATCTCGCCCGACGACCACCCCATCAGACACGTGCGCGAGCGGCTCGACGAACGCGGGGTCATCCGCATCGACCTGCTGCAGCAGGCGGAGTCGGGGCGGCGCATCGAGGTGGGCGGGGTCGTCACGCACCGGCAGCGGCCCGCGACGGCGAGCGGCATCACCTTCCTCAACCTCGAAGACGAATCGGGCACGCTGAACGTCATCGCGGGTGTCGGCGTGTGGAACCGCTACCGCCGCATCGCCCGCGAAGCACCGGCCATGATCGTGCGCGGCATGCTCGAACGCTCGCACGAGGGCGTCACCAATCTCGTCGCCGATCGGTTCGAGCCCCTCACCGTGTCGGCGCCGCACCGATCGCGCGACTTCCGCTAG